In the genome of Candidatus Nanopelagicales bacterium, one region contains:
- a CDS encoding MFS transporter produces the protein MSRRPPGWLSLLALLLVATNLRPAIASISPVALDIRSDLGWSEVRVGMLTTLPVLCMGLAAPLVPRVARRLGLPVTMLGSLVLIGVALGLRLAGSVPGVLVVTALVAGIGIAGASGLLPWLVRDRFPGRIGAVGGAWTATMMGGAAVSGALTVPLAGVTGSWQAALASWGLLAVAAGIVWVPAGLRAESLAAPDAAPHAARPAPASASAPDDTDHRLPWRNPSAWALTGLLALNAFAFYGLLAWLAPSFGDRGWSATESGLLLGAFTIVQVGAALVLPALGQRLPERRWLLAALVTASVTTLVWIGLAPAAGTVVALLLLGLGLGGTFAIGLSLLSEYAVSGGASGRLTAMAFLVTYVVGALGPLTLGALLQSTGSWTAVYAAVAVACAGQLLCVPFLRRGIRIS, from the coding sequence ATGTCGCGACGGCCGCCGGGCTGGCTGAGCCTGCTCGCCCTGCTGCTCGTCGCCACCAACCTGCGCCCGGCGATCGCGAGCATCTCCCCCGTCGCCCTGGACATCCGGAGCGACCTGGGCTGGTCGGAGGTCCGGGTCGGGATGCTCACGACGCTGCCGGTGCTGTGCATGGGCCTGGCGGCGCCGCTGGTCCCGCGGGTCGCCCGGCGGCTCGGGCTGCCGGTCACCATGCTCGGCTCGCTGGTGCTGATCGGGGTCGCGCTCGGGCTGCGCCTGGCCGGCTCCGTCCCCGGGGTCCTGGTCGTCACCGCCCTGGTCGCCGGGATCGGGATCGCCGGTGCCAGCGGTCTCCTGCCGTGGCTGGTGCGCGACCGCTTCCCGGGCCGGATCGGTGCCGTCGGCGGGGCGTGGACGGCGACCATGATGGGCGGGGCGGCCGTGTCCGGGGCCCTCACCGTCCCGCTGGCGGGCGTGACCGGCTCCTGGCAGGCGGCCCTGGCGTCCTGGGGGCTGTTGGCCGTGGCCGCCGGGATCGTCTGGGTGCCGGCGGGGCTGCGGGCCGAGAGCCTCGCCGCACCGGACGCCGCGCCGCACGCCGCGCGACCCGCACCCGCATCCGCATCCGCACCCGACGACACCGACCACCGGCTGCCGTGGCGCAACCCGTCGGCCTGGGCGCTGACGGGGCTGCTCGCCCTCAACGCCTTCGCGTTCTACGGGCTGCTCGCCTGGCTGGCGCCCTCGTTCGGTGACCGCGGCTGGAGCGCGACCGAGAGCGGGCTGCTGCTCGGGGCGTTCACGATCGTCCAGGTCGGAGCGGCGCTGGTGCTGCCGGCGCTGGGCCAACGGCTGCCGGAGCGGCGCTGGCTGCTGGCGGCGCTGGTCACCGCCTCGGTCACGACGCTGGTCTGGATCGGCCTCGCCCCCGCCGCGGGGACCGTGGTCGCGCTGCTGCTGCTCGGGCTGGGGCTGGGCGGGACCTTCGCGATCGGCCTGTCCCTCCTCAGCGAGTACGCCGTGTCGGGCGGGGCATCCGGGCGGCTGACCGCGATGGCGTTCCTCGTCACGTACGTGGTCGGGGCGCTCGGCCCGCTGACCCTCGGCGCGCTGCTGCAGTCCACCGGCTCGTGGACGGCGGTGTACGCGGCGGTCGCGGTGGCGTGCGCCGGTCAGCTGCTGTGCGTGCCGTTCCTGCGCCGCGGGATCCGGATCTCCTGA
- a CDS encoding carboxyl transferase domain-containing protein has protein sequence MARTPARVVLEAVLDPGSFRSWDTPALDVAADPGYAEELRRAREATGLDESLITGEGTIEGRRVAVAVCEFDFLAGSIGVAAAERFVAAVERATRERLPLVASPTSGGTRMQEGTVAFLQMVKISAAVMQHRRSGLPYLAYLRHPTTGGVFASWGSLAHVTAAEPGALVGFLGPRVYSALYGEEFPAGVQTAENLYAHGLVDAVIPVGGLREIAARVLTVVSPTSRPPSPEHLPADAEEDLARADLPAWDSVLASRRPDRPGVRALLRVAGYDVTPLNGTGRGESEPGLLLALARFGAASCVVLGQDRRGQEYAQPLGPGALRTARRGMKLAGELGLPLVTVVDTQGAALSREAEEGGLAGEIARSLADLALHPSATVCLLLGQGTGGGALALLPADRVVAAQHAWLSPLPPEGASAILHRTPDRAAEMAERQGVRALDLRRHGIVDRIVPERPDAADEPQAFLHRVGLVLAHELLALADRPDEERRADRLDRFRRLGLPGTVGEPGPADASRATSVAP, from the coding sequence ATGGCCAGGACCCCCGCGCGTGTCGTGCTGGAGGCGGTGCTGGACCCCGGTTCGTTCCGCTCGTGGGACACCCCGGCGCTCGACGTCGCCGCGGACCCGGGCTACGCGGAGGAGCTGAGGCGGGCCCGTGAGGCGACCGGCCTGGACGAGTCGCTGATCACCGGCGAGGGGACCATCGAGGGCCGCCGGGTCGCGGTAGCCGTGTGCGAGTTCGACTTCCTGGCCGGGTCCATCGGGGTGGCGGCCGCCGAGCGGTTCGTGGCCGCGGTCGAGCGCGCGACCCGGGAACGGCTGCCACTGGTCGCGTCGCCGACCTCGGGGGGCACCCGGATGCAGGAGGGCACGGTCGCGTTCCTGCAGATGGTCAAGATCTCCGCCGCGGTCATGCAGCACCGCCGCTCCGGGCTGCCGTACCTGGCCTACCTGCGCCACCCCACGACCGGCGGCGTGTTCGCCTCCTGGGGCTCGCTGGCGCACGTCACGGCCGCCGAGCCTGGTGCCCTGGTCGGCTTCCTCGGGCCGCGCGTCTACTCCGCGCTGTACGGGGAGGAGTTCCCCGCCGGGGTGCAGACGGCGGAGAACCTGTACGCCCACGGGCTGGTGGACGCGGTGATCCCGGTCGGCGGGCTGCGGGAGATCGCCGCCCGGGTCCTCACCGTGGTGTCCCCGACCTCTCGGCCGCCGTCGCCGGAGCACCTGCCGGCCGACGCCGAGGAGGACCTCGCCCGCGCCGACCTGCCCGCCTGGGACAGCGTGCTGGCCTCCCGGCGCCCGGACCGGCCCGGGGTCCGCGCGCTGCTCCGGGTGGCCGGCTACGACGTGACCCCGCTCAACGGGACCGGCCGGGGCGAGAGCGAGCCCGGGCTGCTGCTCGCGCTGGCCCGGTTCGGTGCCGCCTCGTGCGTGGTCCTCGGACAGGACCGCCGCGGCCAGGAGTACGCCCAGCCGCTGGGCCCCGGCGCGCTGCGCACCGCGCGGCGCGGCATGAAGCTCGCCGGCGAGCTGGGACTGCCCCTCGTCACGGTGGTGGACACGCAGGGGGCCGCCCTGAGCCGGGAGGCGGAGGAGGGCGGGCTGGCGGGTGAGATCGCGCGGTCGCTGGCCGACCTGGCGCTGCACCCGTCGGCGACGGTCTGCCTGCTGCTCGGGCAGGGCACCGGGGGCGGGGCGCTGGCGCTGCTGCCGGCGGACCGGGTCGTCGCGGCCCAGCACGCCTGGCTGTCCCCGCTGCCGCCGGAGGGCGCATCGGCGATCCTGCACCGCACCCCGGACCGGGCCGCCGAGATGGCCGAGCGGCAGGGGGTCCGCGCGTTGGACCTGCGCCGGCACGGCATCGTCGACCGGATCGTGCCCGAGCGTCCCGACGCCGCGGACGAGCCGCAGGCCTTCCTTCACCGGGTCGGCCTGGTCCTGGCGCACGAGCTGCTCGCCCTGGCCGACCGGCCGGACGAGGAGCGTCGCGCCGACCGGCTGGACCGGTTCCGCCGGCTCGGCCTGCCGGGCACCGTCGGCGAGCCCGGACCGGCCGACGCCTCCCGGGCCACGTCGGTGGCGCCGTGA
- a CDS encoding SseB family protein, giving the protein MTGHGEERPDPEGRFVGKVVPDPGFAGDTGVADPVLAAALAARATTGPAADYDVVAALAPTRLLVPVVAVLDEAEVSATGHRTDKSSHMASVSLTAPDGRRGLLAFTSTQALVAWNPQARPVPVGARQAALAAVEEGASALLLDVAGPVPFPVEGPALRALATGRDWVPPYHDPDVRGAIVAALASLTADGWVDVRVDPPREGADLVVVLMLPGGAHPDGRGPEALARAAADLLSGVAVLRERLVAGLALAVEA; this is encoded by the coding sequence GTGACCGGCCACGGCGAGGAGCGGCCGGACCCGGAGGGCCGGTTCGTCGGCAAGGTCGTCCCGGATCCCGGCTTCGCCGGCGACACCGGGGTGGCCGACCCGGTCCTGGCGGCCGCCCTGGCCGCGCGGGCCACGACCGGCCCGGCGGCGGACTACGACGTGGTGGCCGCGCTGGCGCCGACCCGCCTCCTGGTGCCGGTCGTGGCCGTGCTGGACGAGGCGGAGGTCAGCGCGACCGGCCACCGCACCGACAAGTCCAGTCACATGGCCTCGGTGTCGCTGACCGCCCCCGACGGGCGCCGCGGGCTGCTGGCCTTCACGTCCACGCAGGCGCTGGTCGCCTGGAACCCGCAGGCGCGGCCGGTCCCGGTCGGTGCCCGGCAGGCCGCCCTGGCCGCGGTGGAGGAGGGTGCCAGCGCCCTGCTGCTCGACGTGGCGGGACCGGTGCCGTTCCCGGTGGAGGGCCCCGCGCTGCGGGCCCTGGCCACGGGCCGGGACTGGGTGCCTCCGTACCACGACCCCGACGTGCGCGGTGCGATCGTGGCCGCGCTGGCGTCGCTGACCGCCGACGGCTGGGTGGACGTCCGCGTGGACCCGCCGCGCGAGGGGGCCGACCTGGTGGTCGTGCTGATGCTGCCGGGCGGCGCCCACCCCGACGGGCGCGGGCCGGAGGCACTGGCCCGCGCCGCGGCGGACCTGCTGTCCGGCGTCGCCGTGCTGCGGGAGCGGCTGGTCGCCGGGCTCGCGCTGGCGGTCGAGGCGTAG
- a CDS encoding aquaporin gives MGRKLVAEFVGTFLLVFLAVGAAVFGIGGFVGAAGNGPANGVVGVALAFGLVLLAIAYALGPVSGAHVNPAVTLAMLLGRRMPANEAVGYWIAQFLGGIAGGALLKLFVSSFGVTDQSGGLGTNSYDNGAINMAGAFVLEVVLTAAFVAVILLVTERVAAPGFAGIAIGLALTTVHLVGIPLDGTSVNPARSLGPALFAGGDALGQVWLFIVAPLIGGAVAVGVWLLTRVEPAAEEPEALVAGSERE, from the coding sequence ATGGGTCGCAAGCTGGTCGCGGAGTTCGTCGGGACCTTCCTGCTGGTGTTCCTGGCGGTCGGCGCCGCGGTGTTCGGCATCGGCGGGTTCGTCGGGGCCGCCGGCAACGGCCCGGCCAACGGCGTCGTCGGTGTCGCGCTGGCCTTCGGCCTGGTGCTGCTGGCGATCGCCTACGCGCTCGGGCCGGTGTCCGGCGCGCACGTCAACCCGGCGGTCACGCTGGCGATGCTGCTCGGCCGGCGGATGCCGGCCAACGAGGCCGTCGGCTACTGGATCGCCCAGTTCCTCGGGGGGATCGCCGGCGGTGCCCTGCTCAAGCTGTTCGTGTCGAGCTTTGGCGTGACCGACCAGTCCGGCGGCCTGGGCACGAACTCCTACGACAACGGCGCGATCAACATGGCCGGAGCGTTCGTGCTCGAGGTGGTGCTCACGGCCGCCTTCGTCGCGGTGATCCTGCTCGTGACGGAGCGGGTCGCCGCGCCGGGCTTCGCCGGCATCGCCATCGGCCTGGCCCTGACCACGGTCCACCTCGTGGGCATCCCGCTGGACGGCACCTCGGTGAACCCGGCCCGCTCCTTGGGCCCGGCGCTGTTCGCTGGCGGCGACGCGCTCGGCCAGGTGTGGCTGTTCATCGTCGCGCCGCTGATCGGTGGCGCCGTTGCCGTCGGGGTCTGGCTGCTGACCCGGGTGGAGCCCGCGGCCGAGGAGCCCGAGGCGCTGGTCGCCGGCTCCGAGCGGGAGTGA
- a CDS encoding DUF1844 domain-containing protein, translating to MTVAGPNPDRRDAGPDPEPYDPEPHDPEPYDEARRAERDIGEVPAVEVITTVALHLMSAAAVKCGLGEGPGAEQEQDLDEARKLITALAGLVTAAAPDLGTFHAAPLRDGLQALQRAFREASPYPDAAGEGPGELLTGPVV from the coding sequence ATGACCGTGGCCGGACCCAATCCCGACCGGCGGGACGCCGGCCCCGACCCGGAGCCCTACGACCCTGAGCCTCATGACCCTGAGCCGTACGACGAGGCCCGGCGGGCGGAGCGCGACATCGGCGAGGTGCCCGCGGTGGAGGTCATCACCACCGTCGCGCTGCACCTGATGAGCGCGGCCGCGGTCAAGTGCGGGCTCGGCGAGGGCCCCGGGGCGGAGCAGGAACAGGACCTCGACGAGGCGCGCAAGCTCATCACCGCGCTGGCCGGCCTGGTCACCGCCGCGGCGCCCGATCTCGGGACGTTCCACGCCGCCCCGCTGCGCGACGGACTGCAGGCGCTGCAGCGGGCGTTCCGGGAGGCCTCCCCCTACCCCGACGCCGCCGGCGAGGGTCCCGGCGAGCTCCTCACCGGCCCGGTCGTCTGA
- the infC gene encoding translation initiation factor IF-3, with the protein MNERIRVPEVRLVGPNGEQVGIVRIDDALRLAQESDLDLVEVAPMAKPPVCKLMDYGKFKYESAMKQREARKNQVNTVIKEMKLRPKIDPHDYETKKGHVVRFLKAGDKVKITIMFRGREQSRPELGLRLLARLAEDVQDLGFVESAPKQDGRNMIMVLGPHRKKAEAKAAMEAEKAKARADAEAEAAEAAAE; encoded by the coding sequence ATCAACGAGCGGATCCGCGTCCCCGAAGTACGACTCGTCGGCCCCAACGGCGAGCAGGTCGGCATCGTGCGCATCGACGATGCGCTGCGCCTGGCCCAGGAGAGCGACCTCGACCTGGTCGAGGTGGCCCCGATGGCCAAGCCCCCGGTCTGCAAGCTGATGGACTACGGCAAGTTCAAGTACGAGTCCGCGATGAAGCAGCGTGAGGCCCGGAAGAACCAGGTCAACACGGTCATCAAGGAGATGAAGCTCCGCCCGAAGATCGATCCGCACGACTACGAGACCAAGAAGGGTCACGTCGTGCGGTTCCTCAAGGCCGGCGACAAGGTCAAGATCACGATCATGTTCCGCGGCCGGGAGCAGTCCCGGCCCGAGCTGGGCCTGCGGCTGCTGGCCCGCCTGGCCGAGGACGTGCAGGACCTCGGCTTCGTGGAGTCCGCGCCCAAGCAGGACGGCCGCAACATGATCATGGTCCTCGGCCCACACCGGAAGAAGGCCGAGGCCAAGGCCGCGATGGAGGCCGAGAAGGCCAAGGCGCGCGCCGACGCGGAGGCCGAGGCCGCCGAGGCTGCGGCCGAGTAG
- the rpmI gene encoding 50S ribosomal protein L35, producing the protein MPKMKTHSGTKKRVKVTGSGKLMREQANRRHLLEGKSSRRTRRLAVDQPVSASDAKKVKRLLGI; encoded by the coding sequence ATGCCGAAGATGAAGACGCACAGCGGCACCAAGAAGCGGGTCAAGGTGACCGGCTCCGGCAAGCTCATGCGCGAGCAGGCCAACCGCCGCCACCTGCTGGAGGGCAAGTCCAGCCGCCGCACCCGTCGTCTGGCCGTGGACCAGCCGGTCTCCGCGTCCGACGCCAAGAAGGTCAAGCGCCTGCTCGGCATCTGA
- the rplT gene encoding 50S ribosomal protein L20: MARVKRAVNAHKKRREVLERASGYRGQRSRLYRKAKEQVTHSLVYAYNDRKDRKGNFRRLWIQRINAAARANGMTYNRFIQGLKAADVEVDRRMLAELAVNDPGAFTALVDVARAHLPEPTAA, translated from the coding sequence GTGGCACGCGTGAAGCGGGCGGTCAACGCCCACAAGAAGCGCCGCGAGGTCCTCGAGCGCGCCAGCGGCTACCGCGGTCAGCGTTCGCGGCTGTACCGCAAGGCCAAGGAGCAGGTCACCCACTCCCTCGTCTACGCGTACAACGACCGCAAGGACCGCAAGGGCAACTTCCGTCGGCTGTGGATCCAGCGGATCAACGCCGCTGCCCGCGCCAACGGCATGACCTACAACCGGTTCATCCAGGGCCTCAAGGCCGCCGACGTCGAGGTCGACCGCCGCATGCTGGCCGAGCTGGCCGTCAACGACCCCGGCGCGTTCACCGCGCTGGTGGACGTCGCGCGCGCCCACCTGCCCGAGCCGACCGCGGCCTGA